From Halorubrum salinarum, the proteins below share one genomic window:
- a CDS encoding NADPH-dependent FMN reductase — MTRIVAVSGSRSADSTTRAALRVALDAAADAGAETDLIDLAAVDLPLYHPDEDAQGDSEALKRRVREADGVLAGTPVYRGSYSSTFKNFHDFCGSDEYADTAVGLLATAGGGSYGGTLEHLRSTFRNVHAWTVPHEVGIQGASSKVETAAAAPDRGPRITDEDLRRRTERLGRVVVEHAERMRE, encoded by the coding sequence ATGACCCGAATCGTCGCCGTCTCCGGCAGCCGGAGCGCGGACAGCACCACCCGGGCCGCGCTCCGCGTCGCGCTCGACGCCGCGGCCGACGCCGGCGCGGAGACCGACCTGATCGACCTCGCGGCCGTCGACCTCCCGCTGTACCACCCCGACGAGGACGCGCAGGGCGACAGCGAGGCCCTGAAGCGCCGCGTCCGCGAGGCCGACGGCGTCCTCGCCGGCACGCCCGTCTACCGCGGCTCCTACTCGTCGACGTTCAAGAACTTCCACGACTTCTGCGGCTCCGACGAGTACGCGGACACGGCCGTGGGGCTGCTCGCGACCGCCGGCGGCGGCTCCTACGGCGGGACCTTGGAACACCTCCGGTCGACGTTCCGGAACGTCCACGCGTGGACCGTCCCTCACGAGGTCGGGATCCAGGGCGCCTCCTCGAAGGTCGAGACGGCGGCGGCCGCCCCCGACCGCGGGCCGCGGATCACCGACGAAGACCTCCGCCGGCGCACCGAGCGGCTCGGACGGGTCGTCGTCGAACACGCCGAGCGCATGCGGGAGTGA
- a CDS encoding MFS transporter — MTHPEAGAAPTADSDAAAVSDADAADPGVDDGADRPPAVANPRRALAVVIGVVFIDLVGFGIVIPILPFYVRSFGVSDAFIGLLAASYSLAQFVAAPTLGRLSDRVGRRPVLLASLAAAAVAWVTFGYAGSAGARFGPVAALAVLFASRTLAGAMGGNIAAAQAYVADITPRDRRAGALGLVGASFALGFVFGPAIGGLLAADAVVARADALFPAFVPATPYSLPSFAAAGMSLLAVAVGFLLLEEPARTRPAGDAASARTTAVGQFRDALASASLRPLTVAYFVVAVAFAGVQVMFIPYVADAFGYDATAAAFLLTYVGVLGAVNQGVVVGRLSRVVSSRTLVAVGAVVLAGALAAIPATGLVDRAAGGVALGGPRWLTLPLLALLAALAALSLGNALVNVSLATLVSASADDADQGAAFGVTQGASSLGRTVGPPLMAVLYTVAVASPFLIGALLLAPVAVAFGRRTG; from the coding sequence GTGACACACCCGGAAGCCGGCGCCGCGCCGACCGCGGACTCCGACGCAGCCGCCGTCAGTGACGCTGACGCCGCCGACCCGGGGGTCGACGACGGTGCCGACCGCCCCCCGGCCGTCGCCAATCCCCGCCGCGCGCTCGCCGTCGTGATCGGCGTCGTGTTCATCGACCTCGTCGGCTTCGGGATCGTGATCCCCATCCTCCCCTTCTACGTCCGGTCGTTCGGCGTCAGCGACGCCTTCATCGGGCTGCTCGCGGCCTCCTACTCGCTCGCGCAGTTCGTCGCGGCGCCCACGCTCGGCCGGCTCTCCGACCGGGTCGGGCGCCGCCCCGTCCTCCTCGCGTCGCTCGCGGCCGCCGCCGTCGCGTGGGTGACGTTCGGCTACGCCGGCTCGGCGGGCGCGCGCTTCGGCCCCGTCGCCGCGCTGGCGGTGCTGTTCGCCTCCCGCACGCTCGCCGGCGCGATGGGCGGCAACATCGCCGCCGCGCAGGCGTACGTCGCCGACATCACGCCCCGCGACCGGCGGGCGGGCGCGCTCGGCCTCGTCGGCGCGTCGTTCGCGCTCGGGTTCGTCTTCGGGCCGGCGATCGGCGGCCTGCTCGCCGCCGACGCCGTGGTGGCCCGCGCCGACGCGCTCTTCCCCGCGTTCGTCCCGGCGACGCCGTACTCCCTGCCGAGCTTCGCGGCGGCGGGGATGAGCCTCCTCGCGGTCGCCGTCGGGTTCCTCCTCCTCGAAGAGCCGGCGCGGACGCGACCCGCGGGTGACGCGGCGAGCGCCCGCACCACCGCGGTCGGCCAGTTCCGCGACGCACTCGCGTCCGCGTCGCTCCGGCCGCTGACGGTCGCGTACTTCGTCGTCGCCGTCGCGTTCGCGGGCGTTCAGGTGATGTTCATCCCGTACGTCGCGGACGCGTTCGGCTACGACGCGACGGCCGCGGCGTTCCTGCTCACCTACGTCGGCGTCCTCGGCGCCGTGAACCAGGGCGTCGTCGTCGGCCGGCTCTCGCGGGTCGTCTCCTCGCGGACGCTCGTCGCCGTCGGAGCGGTCGTCCTCGCCGGCGCGCTCGCCGCGATCCCCGCGACCGGGCTCGTCGACCGGGCCGCGGGCGGGGTCGCTCTCGGCGGCCCGCGGTGGCTCACGCTCCCCCTGCTCGCGCTGCTCGCCGCGCTCGCGGCGCTCTCGCTCGGCAACGCCCTCGTGAACGTCTCGCTGGCGACGCTCGTCTCCGCGTCGGCCGACGACGCCGACCAGGGGGCCGCCTTCGGGGTGACGCAGGGCGCGTCGAGCCTCGGGCGGACCGTCGGCCCGCCGTTGATGGCGGTGCTGTACACGGTCGCCGTCGCGTCGCCGTTCCTGATCGGCGCGCTGCTCCTCGCGCCCGTGGCGGTCGCGTTCGGGCGACGGACCGGGTGA
- the mdh gene encoding malate dehydrogenase: MTKVSVIGAAGTVGAAAGYNLALRDVVDELVFVDIPDQRETTIGQAADANHGVAYDSNTTVRQGEYEDTAGSDVVVITAGIPRKEGQTRIDLAGDNAPIMEDIGSSIAEHNDDFVTVTTSNPVDLLNRHLYEAGDRDRHKVVGFGGRLDSARFRYVLSERFDAPVKNVEATILGEHGDAQAPVFSKVRVDGRDPSFDADEKEEILADLQESAMDVISRKGATQWGPATGVAHTVEAILNDTGEVLPCSVVLDGEYGYDDTALGVPAKLGSNGVEEVVEWDLDEYEAELLDEAAEKLSEQYEKIA; this comes from the coding sequence ATGACAAAGGTCAGCGTTATCGGTGCGGCGGGGACCGTCGGAGCCGCGGCGGGCTACAACCTCGCGTTACGCGACGTGGTCGACGAGCTCGTCTTCGTCGACATCCCGGACCAGCGCGAGACGACGATCGGACAGGCCGCCGACGCGAACCACGGCGTCGCCTACGACTCGAACACGACCGTCCGGCAGGGGGAGTACGAGGACACCGCCGGCTCGGACGTCGTCGTCATCACGGCCGGCATCCCGCGGAAGGAGGGGCAGACCCGCATCGACCTGGCCGGCGACAACGCGCCGATCATGGAGGACATCGGGTCGTCGATCGCCGAGCACAACGACGACTTCGTCACCGTCACCACCTCGAACCCCGTCGACCTGCTCAACCGCCACCTCTACGAGGCGGGCGACCGCGACCGCCACAAGGTGGTCGGCTTCGGCGGCCGGCTCGACTCCGCGCGCTTCCGCTACGTCCTCTCCGAGCGCTTCGACGCGCCCGTCAAGAACGTCGAGGCGACGATCCTCGGCGAGCACGGCGACGCGCAGGCCCCGGTCTTCTCGAAGGTGCGCGTCGACGGCCGCGACCCGTCGTTCGACGCCGACGAGAAGGAGGAGATCCTCGCGGACCTCCAGGAGTCCGCGATGGACGTGATCAGCCGGAAGGGCGCCACGCAGTGGGGGCCCGCCACCGGCGTCGCCCACACGGTCGAGGCCATCCTCAACGACACCGGCGAGGTGCTCCCGTGCTCGGTCGTCCTCGACGGCGAGTACGGCTACGACGACACCGCTCTCGGCGTGCCCGCGAAGCTGGGCTCGAACGGCGTCGAGGAGGTCGTCGAGTGGGACCTCGACGAGTACGAGGCCGAGCTGCTCGACGAGGCCGCCGAGAAGCTCTCCGAGCAGTACGAGAAGATCGCGTAG
- the hjc gene encoding Holliday junction resolvase Hjc, whose translation MTTTVSANRKGDRRERELVNALDEAGFAVMRAPASGSATERELPDVLAGDGETFYAIEAKSSAGDPIYLTGEEVEALLFFARNFGAKARIAVRFDREDWYFFHPGDLYTTDAGSYRVKKEKALADGTDFPEFVGETEKVTLGEVGGGDGDADEVDPETEERRAILEAVRDGHMPVEDALDVL comes from the coding sequence GTGACGACGACCGTGTCCGCTAACCGGAAGGGGGACCGCCGCGAGCGCGAGCTGGTGAACGCCTTGGACGAGGCGGGGTTCGCCGTGATGCGCGCGCCGGCCAGCGGCTCCGCCACGGAGCGCGAGCTGCCCGACGTGCTCGCTGGCGACGGCGAGACGTTCTACGCCATCGAGGCGAAGTCGAGCGCGGGCGACCCCATCTACCTCACCGGCGAGGAAGTGGAGGCGCTCCTCTTCTTCGCGCGGAACTTCGGCGCGAAGGCCCGGATCGCGGTCCGGTTCGACCGGGAGGACTGGTACTTCTTCCACCCGGGCGACCTCTACACCACCGACGCCGGGTCCTACCGGGTGAAGAAGGAGAAAGCCCTGGCCGACGGCACCGACTTCCCCGAGTTCGTCGGCGAGACGGAGAAGGTGACGCTCGGCGAGGTCGGCGGGGGCGACGGCGACGCGGACGAGGTCGATCCCGAGACCGAGGAGCGGCGGGCGATCCTAGAGGCCGTCCGCGACGGCCACATGCCGGTCGAGGACGCGCTCGACGTGCTGTAG
- a CDS encoding histidine kinase N-terminal 7TM domain-containing protein codes for MALDLVPAWPAVGSLAGGAGAVALAWAIREHRGRPGVDWFLGVFAAQATWCVSYGVGLLVADPAVRAALEATMWLGVIWTGIAFLGFALEYTGRSDVVRSRLFGAIAGFGLLSSALVATNPLHGAFWTDLSRAPVLGVETVSYAFGPWAYLTVAVETVLVASAVFLLVDTLLSYGPLYRRESAAVALSSLPPGFALVAWTLQLGPVPQLQLAPVMFVPHMVLDAYAFDRAEMFDRNPTTSRAAERTAIDDLRDPIVALALDRRVVRLNPAAETVLGVDAETARDRPLADFLDPPVGVGDGADGAEADDGSRETVEVDPDGAAGRRTYAVSVSRLTDPNGTHVGYTVVLSDVTERERRRQQLEVLNRILRHNLRNDAGVVHGYGEILRDSLDDPELVRMADAVERRAGALAALGEKAGTVERLLADSDPAATDVRDLVRAVVADARDRDDAATVELAVAEGDGDWLTHLRPDALRAVVENTVENAVDHHDGEGTERDDGGAWVRVSLRRAGGATGESEGDDPRFVLTVADDGPGIPDHEVEAVESGRETALEHGSGLGLWVVAWGAAAVGAEVEYAEREPRGTRVTVSIPVVDGE; via the coding sequence ATGGCCCTCGACCTCGTCCCCGCCTGGCCCGCCGTCGGATCCCTCGCGGGCGGGGCGGGGGCAGTCGCGCTCGCGTGGGCGATCCGCGAACACCGCGGCCGCCCCGGCGTCGACTGGTTCCTCGGCGTCTTCGCCGCGCAGGCGACGTGGTGCGTCTCCTACGGCGTCGGCCTGCTGGTCGCTGACCCGGCCGTCCGCGCCGCGCTGGAGGCGACGATGTGGCTGGGCGTGATCTGGACCGGGATCGCCTTCCTCGGCTTCGCCCTGGAGTACACCGGCCGGAGCGACGTGGTCCGGAGCCGCCTGTTCGGCGCGATCGCCGGCTTCGGCCTCCTCTCGTCCGCGCTCGTCGCCACGAACCCCCTCCACGGCGCCTTCTGGACCGACCTCTCGCGCGCCCCCGTCCTCGGCGTCGAGACCGTCTCGTACGCCTTCGGTCCGTGGGCGTACCTCACCGTCGCCGTCGAGACCGTCCTCGTCGCCAGCGCGGTCTTCCTCCTCGTCGACACGCTGCTCAGCTACGGGCCGCTGTACCGCCGCGAAAGCGCGGCGGTCGCCCTGAGCTCGCTGCCGCCCGGGTTCGCGCTCGTCGCGTGGACGCTCCAGCTCGGCCCGGTCCCGCAGCTCCAGCTCGCGCCGGTGATGTTCGTCCCGCACATGGTCCTCGACGCGTACGCGTTCGACCGCGCGGAGATGTTCGACCGGAACCCGACGACGAGCCGCGCCGCCGAGCGCACGGCGATCGACGACCTCCGGGACCCCATCGTCGCGCTCGCGCTCGACCGCCGCGTCGTCCGGCTCAACCCCGCCGCGGAGACGGTGCTGGGCGTCGACGCCGAGACCGCCCGCGACCGCCCCCTCGCCGACTTCCTCGACCCTCCCGTCGGGGTCGGCGACGGGGCGGACGGCGCCGAGGCGGACGACGGCTCCCGCGAGACCGTCGAGGTCGACCCGGACGGCGCCGCCGGCCGCCGCACGTACGCGGTGTCGGTCTCCCGGCTGACGGACCCGAACGGGACGCACGTCGGGTACACGGTCGTCCTCTCGGACGTGACCGAACGCGAGCGCCGGCGGCAGCAGCTGGAGGTGCTGAACCGGATCCTCCGCCACAACCTCCGCAACGACGCCGGCGTCGTCCACGGCTACGGCGAGATCCTCCGCGACAGCCTCGACGACCCGGAGCTGGTCCGGATGGCGGACGCCGTCGAGCGGCGCGCCGGCGCGCTGGCCGCCCTCGGCGAGAAGGCGGGCACCGTCGAGCGGCTCCTCGCCGACAGCGACCCCGCGGCGACCGACGTCCGCGACCTCGTCCGCGCGGTCGTCGCCGACGCCCGCGACCGCGACGACGCGGCGACGGTCGAACTGGCCGTCGCCGAGGGCGACGGCGACTGGCTCACGCATCTCAGGCCCGACGCGCTCCGCGCGGTCGTCGAGAACACCGTGGAGAACGCCGTCGACCACCACGACGGCGAGGGCACCGAGCGCGATGACGGCGGGGCATGGGTGCGCGTCTCGCTCCGCCGAGCGGGCGGCGCGACGGGCGAGTCCGAGGGCGACGACCCCCGCTTCGTCCTCACCGTCGCGGACGACGGGCCCGGGATCCCCGACCACGAGGTCGAGGCGGTCGAGTCCGGGCGGGAGACCGCCCTCGAACACGGGTCGGGGCTGGGGCTGTGGGTCGTCGCGTGGGGCGCCGCCGCGGTCGGCGCCGAGGTGGAGTACGCCGAGCGGGAACCGCGGGGGACGCGGGTGACGGTGTCGATCCCGGTGGTGGACGGCGAGTGA
- a CDS encoding DNA polymerase sliding clamp — protein MFKAIVGASTFQDALDSVSVLVDECKIRLNEEELSIRAVDPANVGMVDLTLEAAAFESYDADGGVIGVNLARLEDIAGMANSGDLIHLELDEETRKLHIEIDGLSYTLALIDPDSIRQEPDIPDLDLASEIVVEGAQLDRGIKAADMVSDHIRLRVDETDEAFFIEAEGDTDDVNLELDREDLIALTAGPADSLFSLDYLKDMNKAIPSDAEVTVELGEEFPVKLHYGFAEGLGQATYMLAPRIQSD, from the coding sequence ATGTTCAAGGCCATCGTGGGCGCGTCGACGTTTCAGGACGCGCTCGATTCGGTGAGCGTGTTGGTCGACGAGTGTAAGATCCGCCTGAACGAGGAGGAGCTCTCCATCCGGGCCGTCGACCCCGCCAACGTCGGCATGGTCGACCTCACGCTGGAGGCGGCCGCGTTCGAGTCGTACGACGCGGACGGCGGCGTCATCGGCGTCAACCTCGCGCGCTTAGAAGACATCGCCGGCATGGCCAACTCCGGCGACCTGATCCACCTCGAACTCGACGAGGAGACCCGCAAGCTCCACATCGAGATCGACGGCCTCTCTTACACCCTCGCGCTCATCGACCCCGACTCGATCCGCCAGGAGCCGGACATCCCGGACCTCGATCTCGCCTCCGAGATCGTCGTCGAGGGCGCCCAGCTCGACCGCGGGATTAAGGCCGCCGACATGGTCTCCGACCACATCCGCCTCCGCGTCGACGAGACCGACGAGGCGTTCTTCATCGAGGCCGAGGGCGACACCGACGACGTGAACCTCGAGCTCGACCGCGAGGACCTCATCGCGCTCACCGCCGGCCCGGCCGACTCGCTGTTCAGCCTCGACTACCTCAAGGACATGAACAAGGCGATCCCCTCCGACGCCGAGGTCACCGTCGAGCTCGGCGAGGAGTTCCCCGTCAAGCTCCACTACGGCTTCGCCGAGGGGCTCGGACAGGCAACGTATATGCTAGCCCCTCGCATTCAGAGCGACTAG
- a CDS encoding KH domain-containing protein, whose product MQHVTVPQDRIGVVIGAGGETMREIEERANVRLDIDSESGSVAIEERDDPVAAMVAPDVIKAIGRGFKPETALSILDHDLRTLDLIDLSEHTRNDNDLQRKKGRIIGENGRTRELIEELSGANVVVYGSTVGAVGQPEELEVVRRAVGMLLDGAPHGAVYSYLERMSNELDDDVSFNAPQ is encoded by the coding sequence ATGCAACACGTGACGGTTCCGCAGGACCGTATCGGCGTCGTCATCGGCGCCGGCGGCGAGACGATGCGGGAGATCGAAGAGCGGGCGAACGTGCGGCTCGACATCGACTCGGAGTCGGGGAGCGTCGCCATCGAGGAGCGCGACGACCCGGTCGCGGCGATGGTGGCCCCCGACGTGATCAAGGCGATCGGCCGCGGCTTCAAGCCGGAGACGGCGCTGTCGATCCTCGACCACGACCTCCGGACGCTCGATCTCATCGACCTCTCTGAGCATACCCGAAACGACAACGACCTCCAGCGCAAGAAGGGCCGGATCATCGGCGAGAACGGGCGCACGCGCGAACTGATCGAGGAGCTGTCGGGGGCGAACGTCGTCGTCTACGGCTCGACCGTGGGCGCCGTGGGCCAGCCCGAGGAGCTGGAAGTGGTCCGACGGGCGGTCGGGATGCTGCTCGACGGCGCTCCGCACGGCGCGGTGTACTCGTACTTGGAGCGGATGTCGAACGAGCTCGACGACGACGTGAGCTTCAACGCGCCGCAGTAA
- the rio1 gene encoding serine/threonine-protein kinase Rio1 → MSEDFGLLEPADQPGDEWEQLDVSDTEADRIARRQDREFDEFRKRIKDTEQFKLQESVFDDATLAAVYKLVQDGYVDAFGGPVSTGKEASVFEALGGQAGERPEPGSEAAGGGPEGVTPEREVAVKVYRINSSNFRQMREYLEGDPRFEGIASDKKAVVLAWTRKEFANLERARQAGVRVPEPIAVQRNVLVMELVGHAEDRARRLSEVDVENPETAYEVVREYMRRLYGAGLIHGDLSEYNMIIHEGELVIIDLGQAVTVHHPNAGEFLTRDCENVATFFTRQGIDVDPDDLRAYVTEPEPDPTGEPGADGEPEPDGEPESGEGATE, encoded by the coding sequence ATGAGCGAGGACTTCGGCCTGCTCGAACCGGCGGACCAGCCCGGCGACGAGTGGGAGCAGCTCGACGTCTCCGACACCGAGGCCGACCGGATCGCCCGGCGGCAGGACCGCGAGTTCGACGAGTTCCGCAAGCGGATCAAAGACACCGAGCAGTTCAAGCTCCAGGAGTCGGTCTTCGACGACGCCACGCTGGCGGCGGTGTACAAGCTGGTCCAGGACGGCTACGTCGACGCCTTCGGCGGGCCGGTGTCTACGGGGAAGGAGGCGAGCGTCTTCGAGGCGCTCGGTGGGCAGGCCGGCGAGCGGCCGGAGCCGGGGTCCGAGGCGGCCGGCGGCGGCCCCGAGGGCGTCACGCCCGAGCGCGAGGTCGCGGTGAAGGTGTACCGGATCAACTCCTCGAACTTCCGGCAGATGCGCGAGTACCTGGAGGGCGACCCGCGCTTCGAGGGGATCGCGAGCGACAAGAAGGCGGTCGTGCTCGCGTGGACCCGCAAGGAGTTCGCGAACCTCGAACGCGCGCGGCAGGCGGGCGTCCGGGTCCCCGAACCGATCGCGGTCCAGCGGAACGTCCTCGTGATGGAGCTGGTCGGCCACGCCGAGGACCGCGCCCGGCGGCTGAGCGAGGTCGACGTGGAGAACCCCGAGACCGCCTACGAGGTCGTCCGCGAGTACATGCGCCGCCTGTACGGCGCCGGGCTGATCCACGGCGACCTCTCGGAGTACAACATGATCATCCACGAGGGCGAGCTGGTGATCATCGACCTCGGGCAGGCGGTGACGGTCCACCACCCCAACGCCGGCGAGTTCCTGACGCGGGACTGCGAGAACGTGGCGACCTTTTTCACGCGACAGGGGATCGACGTCGACCCCGACGACCTGCGCGCGTACGTGACGGAGCCCGAGCCGGACCCGACGGGTGAGCCGGGAGCGGACGGCGAACCGGAGCCGGACGGCGAACCGGAGTCGGGCGAAGGGGCGACCGAGTAG
- a CDS encoding phosphoglucomutase/phosphomannomutase family protein: MDEIAFGTDGWRATLDTFTDERVRIVGQAVADHLEAAGRDEPVAVGYDARETSEGFAESLAEVLAGNGFDVILPERDAPTPVIAHAIVSRGLAGACMVTASHNPPEYNGVKFIPHDGAPALPDVTEDVVDRLAEPVLLPEAERGDVERVDLVSDHADAAREVVGNLAGAGGGVDLTGLTVAYDAMHGSGRGVTDALLESAGAEVVRLRCERDVTFGGDSPEPSAEHLGELADRVTDPDSDVDLGVANDGDADRIAVVTPDRGVLDANLFYAACYDRLLEADSGPAVRTVSTTFLVDRIAEAHGEEVYETPVGFKWVAEAMGEHDALFGGEESGGFTLRGHVREKDGVLMALLAAATHAAEPFDARVDRLLDEHGHIAAGKMSLDCPDDRKEGVLDELEDHIPESVCGSPVAKVVTLDGFKLLLESGSWLLVRPSGTEPKLRVYAEADSEAAVDELLDEGRDLVEPLV, from the coding sequence ATGGACGAGATTGCCTTCGGCACGGACGGCTGGCGCGCGACGCTCGACACCTTCACCGACGAGCGCGTGCGGATCGTCGGGCAGGCGGTCGCCGACCACCTCGAGGCGGCCGGTCGCGACGAACCGGTCGCCGTGGGGTACGACGCCCGCGAGACCTCGGAGGGCTTCGCCGAGAGCCTCGCCGAGGTGCTCGCCGGCAACGGCTTCGACGTAATCCTACCCGAGCGCGACGCGCCGACGCCGGTCATCGCCCACGCCATCGTCTCCCGCGGGCTCGCCGGCGCGTGTATGGTCACCGCCTCGCACAACCCGCCCGAGTACAACGGCGTGAAGTTCATCCCGCACGACGGCGCGCCCGCGCTCCCCGACGTGACCGAGGACGTCGTCGACCGGCTCGCGGAGCCGGTCCTGCTGCCCGAGGCCGAGCGGGGCGACGTCGAGCGCGTCGACCTCGTGAGCGACCACGCCGACGCGGCCCGCGAGGTGGTTGGGAACCTCGCCGGAGCGGGAGGCGGCGTCGACCTCACCGGGCTCACGGTCGCGTACGACGCGATGCACGGGAGCGGGCGGGGCGTCACCGACGCGCTGCTCGAATCCGCGGGCGCGGAGGTCGTGCGCCTGCGCTGCGAGCGCGACGTGACGTTCGGCGGCGACTCCCCCGAGCCCTCGGCCGAGCACCTCGGGGAACTGGCCGACCGCGTCACCGACCCCGACAGCGACGTGGACCTGGGGGTCGCCAACGACGGCGACGCCGACCGGATCGCGGTCGTCACGCCCGACCGCGGCGTCCTCGACGCGAACCTCTTCTACGCCGCCTGCTACGACCGCCTGCTGGAGGCCGACTCCGGGCCCGCGGTCCGCACCGTCTCGACGACGTTCCTCGTCGACCGCATCGCGGAGGCGCACGGCGAGGAAGTGTACGAGACGCCGGTCGGCTTCAAGTGGGTCGCCGAGGCGATGGGCGAGCACGACGCGCTGTTCGGCGGCGAGGAGTCGGGCGGGTTCACCCTCCGCGGCCACGTCCGCGAGAAGGACGGCGTGCTGATGGCGCTGCTCGCGGCCGCGACCCACGCCGCAGAGCCGTTCGACGCGCGCGTCGACCGCCTGCTCGACGAGCACGGCCACATCGCGGCCGGGAAGATGTCCCTCGACTGCCCCGACGACCGGAAGGAGGGCGTCCTCGACGAGCTGGAGGACCACATCCCGGAGTCCGTCTGCGGCTCGCCCGTCGCGAAGGTCGTCACCCTCGACGGGTTCAAGCTCCTCTTGGAGAGCGGCTCGTGGCTGCTCGTCCGCCCTTCGGGCACGGAGCCGAAGCTGCGCGTGTACGCCGAGGCGGACTCCGAGGCCGCCGTCGACGAGCTCCTCGACGAGGGGCGGGACCTCGTCGAGCCGCTGGTCTGA
- a CDS encoding DUF7474 family protein yields MPTFRYPCPGCRTTNSLHDADCEFEGVSWPTVEKAYTDLLSVLSAEPDGLSEAALRDAVPADWGGLHKAALGALRRDQRVVEDGDRLRLLTAAEFKERVSEPTREPMRTVYEHGSVPGCHDNAVFAMVAWYEMVGLSWPETRENVIEWLRESGAWDRGGFEESTPGELVDAKRHVYDEGYGWKEKGQAAKRVIERHL; encoded by the coding sequence GTGCCGACGTTCCGCTACCCGTGTCCGGGCTGTCGGACGACGAACAGCCTCCACGACGCCGACTGCGAGTTCGAGGGCGTGAGCTGGCCGACCGTCGAGAAGGCCTACACGGACCTCCTCTCGGTGCTGTCCGCCGAGCCCGACGGCCTCTCGGAGGCGGCGCTGCGGGACGCGGTCCCCGCCGACTGGGGCGGGCTCCACAAGGCCGCGCTCGGCGCGCTCCGCCGCGACCAGCGCGTCGTCGAGGACGGCGACCGGCTCCGGCTGCTCACCGCCGCGGAGTTCAAGGAGCGCGTCTCCGAGCCGACCCGCGAGCCGATGCGCACCGTCTACGAGCACGGCTCCGTGCCGGGCTGCCACGACAACGCCGTCTTCGCGATGGTGGCGTGGTACGAGATGGTCGGCCTCTCGTGGCCCGAGACCCGCGAGAACGTGATCGAGTGGCTCCGCGAGTCGGGCGCGTGGGACCGCGGCGGCTTCGAGGAGTCGACGCCGGGGGAGCTCGTCGACGCCAAGCGCCACGTGTACGACGAGGGGTACGGCTGGAAGGAGAAGGGCCAGGCCGCGAAGCGCGTCATCGAGCGGCACCTGTAG